Genomic DNA from Lactococcus garvieae:
AAAATTTGGTATAATAGAAAGATGATTTACGGTATAGGAACGGATAATGTTGAAATATCTCGCATTGTCAAAGCATTAGAACGCAATGAGAAATTTGCCAAGCGGGTCTTAACTGCCAGCGAATTTACTCATTTTGAAAGTTTTACTTCAAAAGGACGCCAAGCGGAGTTTTTAGCGGGTCGATGGGCCGCGAAAGAAGCCTTTTCCAAAGCATTGGGAACAGGCTTTGATAGTCAACTTTCTTTTCAGCATATAGAAATTTCTAAGAATGAAAAAGGAAAGCCTTACTTCCTAGAACATCCTTTTGCGGGACAAGCGCATTTGAGTATTTCGCATAGTAGCCTTGAAGCAGTCGCAATGGTTGTTTTGGAACGTAGAGATTGAGAATAACAAAAGAGGATAGATATAATGAAAGCAGCACCACATCGTCACACACCAGCTATTATTAAGTTGTCAGCAATTGAGAATAATGTCAAAAAAATGCGCGCGCATATTGGCGAAAAACCAGAACTTTGGGCAGTTGTCAAAGCGAATGCTTATGGTCATGGCGCTGTTGCGGTTGCGCAGCATATTGATGGTCTTGTAGATGGCTTTTGTGTGTCAAATTTTGATGAGGCGATTGAACTTCGTCAACAACTGATCATCAAACCAATCTTAGTATTGTCAGGTATTGTTCCTGATCATGCAGAGATTGCTGCCAGCCAGCACATCACTTTGACTGCTCCAAGCTTAGAGTGGCTTCAACAAGTGATTGACTCAAACAAAAACAAGCACTTTTCACGGTTGAGAATTCATATTGCAGTAGACACTGGTATGGGACGTATTGGTGTAACAACTGCAGAAGAAGCCAATCAAATTATTGAGTTGGCAGATAAATACAAGATTAGTGTCCGTGGGATTTTCACTCACTATGCAACGGCAGATGAAGAGGATACAACTCAGTTTGAGAAACAAAAAGCTAAGTTTGAGGCATTGGTAAGTCAATTGAGTCGCCGGCCAAAATATGTTCACTCAACAAACTCTGCGGCAGGCTTATGGCAAAACAAATCAGTTCAAGATATAGAGCGTATTGGTCTTGCTATGTATGGTTTGAATCCAAGTGGCGATGAGCTAGAGCTACCTTATGAGGTAGAACCCGCTTTAAGTCTGCACTCAGAACTGACACATGTGAAAAAAATCCACAAAGGAGATACAGTTGGTTATGGAGCAACTTTCCGTGCCGAAGAAGATACTTATGTAGGAACAGTTTCTATTGGGTATGCGGATGGCTGGACACGGGATATGCAAGGGTTTAAAGTTTTGGTTGAGGGAGAATACTGTGAAATTATCGGTCGTATCTCTATGGACCAAATGACGATTCGCTTACCTAAGGACTATGATCTAGGAACGACAGTTACTCTAATAGGTAAAAATGGCGATAAAGAAATCACTGTCCAAGACATTGCTAACTGGCGTAACACTATTGGTTACGAAGTTATCTGTCTTTTATCAGACCGAATTTATCGGGTATATGAAGAATAAGAGCTGCTTTTGTGCGGCTTTTTTCATTACATTTTCATTTTTAAATAATACAAAAAAGCACGAGTTTGACAATTAATTTAAAAATGATATAATTAAATTAAATACAAATGAGATAAAGTTAAGAAAAGTAAGGAGAGAGATATGATTAAAGTATATACTGTCATGGCTTGCAGTTCTTGTAAAAAAGCTAAGGAATGGCTGACTAACCACGAATTAGAATTTGAAGAAGTTAATTTAATAACAGACAAAATCGATCCTGAAGATTTTCTTAACATTCTTTCCTTAACTGAAAATGGCACTGAGGAGATAATCTCTACGAGAAGTCGAGCATATAAACGATTGGCCTTAGACTTTGAAAAAATTTCACTTCATGAGTTGGTCAGTATTATTGAAGATAACCGCACTCTTTTGCGTCGTCCGTTGATTCTTGATGATAAGCGTCTACAAGTTGGTTATAATGAAGATGATATTCGAAAATTTTTACCACGCTCTGTTCGCCGTGTGGAAATGTCTGAAGCGACTTATAATATTCGCCAAATGGACATAGAGCGGATGTTAGAAGATAAAGCACAATAAAGAAAAAATGAAATACTATGTGTTTCATTTTTTATATACTTTTGGTTAGAAAAAAGAAATTTCACCCTTATATATCACTTGGCATCATACAAAATAATATACAAACTGTGTATAAATTTACCTATTTAATTTTTTCCTACACGCTGTGGGGAAATTTTTGTTATAATTTATAATTGATTAAGGAGCTAAAAAGTGAGACAGCTCCGCCCTTTTTAGCCCTTTTATCTAACTTAAATATCATAAATTACTCAATATAGGGTTGTTTATTCACAATAAATTAGCAAGAGGGAACTATGAAAAACTATATAATCTGGTTAAAACATGAACTCGCATCCATTAACACAGCTGGCAGTATAATGCTAGCTTTTATCATAGGCGTACAGCTGGCTTTTTTCCTTACGGCGCCCATTACGCTACTTTCTGTCGTTACATTACTGGCTACGCTGGTGGGTTCGGCTTGCACAGTGTATATGATGATTGGGAGACCAATCAATGGTTTGCTTGGTCTGATTAGTGCATTTGGATTTATTTATATTAACTGGACAGCAGGGCATTACGCTTCTGTTTTGGATCAGATTGTCTTTATCGCACTGATTGACATTCCATTGATTTTGACTTGGAAAACATGGGGTCATCGTATTGAGAATGGCGCAAAGTTTATGACGGCAAAAGGCTGGATGATAGCAATCATCTTGATGCTCGCAGCTTGGTGGCCGATGATGCAAGTGTATTATTACCTTGGGGATACTAACCCTTTGTGGGATTCAATTACGCTCATTATTGGAGCTACAGCTTCGCTTTTGGTCTTTAAAGGTTATGGAGACAGCTATTCTTTATGGCTGCTCTCAAATGTTGTAACTATTGTCCTTTGGGCTACAGCCTTCACTCAAGGTTATTCTGCCAGTGCTCTCCCAATGTTGCTTACTATCATTTTTTATCTGGCCACAGCCATATATGGAAAATACTTTTCTGTGTGGAAAAGAAAGAGTAAAAAAGCCTAGTCTTGAACGAGGCTTTTTATTATACATATTAATGGTTTAATGTCCGCTGGTAACTTTTATACCGATAAGTCCTATGACAAGCATGAGAACAAAGACCCAGGTCAATGAAGGAACCTTGTCTTTGAAAAGGATAGCTCCGACCAAAATAGCACCAACAGCCCCAATACCTGTCCAAATCGGATAAGCAATCCCTAAGGGCAATTTCTTCATTGCCAAAGTTAAAAAGCCAAAACTAACCAGCATTCCAATAACAGTTAGAACATCATACTTGAGGATGGAAAAGCCTTGACTTAACTTCATTGTTGAAGCCCAAACTACTTCAAAAATGCCTGCAAGAAATAAAAAAATCCACGCCATAATACACCTCTTTCTCCAAAAAAATTTTGTCAGTTTTTAAGGACAGAAACTGACTTGGTTTTCAATAAATAAAAAGAGCCATGTCAACTAACCACAAGGCCTAAGGTTAGTTGGCATGACTCTGATAAGCACTACTCCGGCGAGTAATACTCTGGTCCTTTTTTATTGTAGTATCATTATTTCACATTTGAGTATAGAGGTCAAGCTCTAGGTTCCTAAAATATAATTTAGGAAGTTTCTCAAATGAAAGTCGATAATAAAGCTAAGGCAGCTAATCCACCTTGTGTAAAGATGATTTTCTTGTCACTACTGATGCTCCCATAAGCAGCTACAAGCAGGATATAGACTAAGAGCATCCTGCTGATTAACAGAGGAGCTGAAGATAAGAATGCTCCATAAAGTAAACCAATCGCGATAAGCCCGTTGTAGACACCTTGATTTTTTAGCAAAGTATTTACACTCTCTCTTTTCAACTCTGCCTTGCTTAAATTGAATACTTTACTCGTTTGTGCTGATGTTGTAGCTAGTGTTTCTAAGTAAAGAATGTAAAAGAATTCTAGAGCAACGAGTATGATAAGTATGTGAGTAAATATTGACATAATAATTTCTTCCTTTTATTTAAATATTATACCCTTTTTTTAGCACAACTCGGTAGGATAAGCTTACTTATTCATAAAACTGTTAATACAAGACTTAGAAGAAGTCTATAGAGGATTATTCAGCTTTAACAATGTTGAATGGTGAGGGCATTTTTACTTCACCACTACATCTTTTGGACGACCGATGCTTAAAGTACTGAACAAAGGTAAAGGTGCTCCATTCAATACTCGCGAAAAACGTTTTGTCATTAAAAAGGAGCTTGCAGTAGTTTACTGTAAGCTCCAGGTTGATTTATACTTTTATTCTAACACTAATTTATTTTATTGACTGATAATTTGTTTTTCTTTTTTTTATGCTTTAAATAATTGGAAGATACACATGAATCTTTTGATGAAATCTATTACTTATTCTTTCATGGATTGGCTGAAAAGCCAACTAAATTTATATCTTACAAGATACAACGAATTATTAAAAGGTAACTCAGTCTAAAGAAATTAAAAGTAAAATTTGTACGCTAACATAGCGTTTTTTCTATAGTACGGAATTTGCTTATTTTAGAGAGAAAGTACAGGATAGTCAAATATACTCATTGGCACTTCTTTATTGAGTCTGATATAATAAATAATATGAAAATTATTGATGGAAAAGCCCTTGCTGAAAAGATGCAAGAAGAACTCAAAGATAGAGTTATAAAATTAAAAGAAAAAGGCATTCAGCCAGGACTCGCTGTCATTTTGATTGGAGAAAATCCAGCAAGTCAAGTTTATGTACGAAATAAAGAACGTGTGGCAGCAAAACTTGGTTTTAAATCAGAAGTTGTTCGCTTGTCTGAAAATATTTCAGAAGCTGAGTTACTAAGTATGATTGAGGACTACAATACTGATGATTCATGGCATGGTATTTTAGTGCAATTACCACTTCCTGCGCATATCTCTGAGGAAAAAGTTTTGTTAGCAGTCTCACCTGAAAAAGATGTTGATGGCTTCCATCCTATTAATATGGGGAAACTCTGGAGCGGTGCACCGTTGATGATTCCCTCAACGCCTGCGGGTATTATGGAAATGTTTCGGGCTTATGATGTAGATCTTGCCGGTAAAAAAGCAGTTGTAGTCGGACGCTCAAACATCGTTGGTAAGCCTATGGCTCAATTAATGATGATGGCCAATGCGACTGTAACCATTGCACATTCACGCACAGAAAATCTATCTGAACTTACACGATCCGCAGATATTTTAGTTGTGGCTATCGGACAAGATCGTTTTATTAAGGCCGAAGATGTAAAACCAGATGCAGTAGTAATTGACGTTGGTATGAATCGGGACGAAAATGGCAAACTACACGGAGATGTTGATTTTGATCAAGTGAAGGAAGTCGCGAGTCTCATTACCCCAGTCCCAGGAGGAGTGGGCCCTATGACGATTACGATGCTGATGGAACAAACTGTGCGTGCAGCTGAAGCTTCTGTAAGATAAAAAATCACACATATTTTAGAAAGAATAAAAGCATGACAGAGTATTTAACAGTATCAACTCTAACCAAATACCTGAAAGCAAAGTTTGATCGCGATCCTTACTTGGAGCGCGTTTATTTGACGGGAGAAATTTCAAACTTTCGTCAGCGACCAAGCCATCAATATTTTGCCATTAAAGATGAAAAATCTGTTATACAGGCAACAATGTGGGCGGGGCAATTTAAAAAACTCGATTTCAAACTAGAAGATGGAATGAAAGTTCTTGTTACAGGACGAATCAGTCTTTACGCCCCATCAGGGTCTTATTCTATCAATATCGAAAACATCGTACCCGATGGTATTGGTGCCCTAGCGGTCAAGTTTGAACAGTTGAAAAAGAAATTGACAGCAGAAGGGCTTTTTAACCAGCAATGGAAGCAAGAGTTACCACTTTTTTCCAAAAAAATTGCGGTAATTACAAGCCCTTCAGGTGCAGTCATTAGGGATATTATTACAACTGTTAACCGGCGTTTTCCTATGAGCCAGATTTTACTCTATCCGACCAAAGTCCAAGGTGCGGGGTCTGCCGAAGAAATTGCAGCTAATATTGAAATTGTAAACGAACGCTCAGATATTGATGTGCTCATTGTGGGACGGGGCGGTGGCTCTATTGAAGACTTGTGGTCATTTAATGAAGAAATTGTCGTACGTGCTATTTTTGAGTCACGGATTCCTATCATTTCTTCCGTGGGACACGAAACAGATACAACCTTGGCGGACTTTGTTGCAGACCGTCGCGCAGCTACTCCGACTGCAGCGGCAGAGCTCGCAACGCCTAATACAAAGCTAGATCTGTTAACGTGGAGTAATGATCAAGAACGCCGTATGAGAAATCGAGTGGCGCATCTCATTAAAGTTCAAAGGGATCGAGTAGAAAAATTATCAAATTCAGTAGTTTTTCGTCAGCCAGAGCGTCTTTATGATGGTCATATTCAGAAAATAGATCATTTAACGAGCCGACTCCAAAACTTGACTGAAAACAAAATAAACCGCGAAAAATATCGTTATGAATTATCGGCAGGCAAATTAGTACCAGCTTTTGCGAAAATCTACGAAAAAAAGCAAAATCAGGTAAACCATCTCGTTCAAGCCCTTCTTTTAATGGATATTAGTAAAATTAAGGCACGAGGTTTTTCGGTCGTCACAGCCCGTGATGGCAAGATTATTAAGAGTGTCCATGAGATTCAGTCTGGCGATCAGGTGAACTTAGAACTAAGTGATGGCACAGCTCGTGCAGAAATAAAATAAAGGATAAATATGGCTACAAAAAAAGAAGCAAAATTTGAAGAAAATTTAGTTGAACTTGAAACTATCGTCAAAAAACTCGAAAGCGGAGATGTTGCCTTAGAGGATGCAATCTCTGAATTTCAAAAAGGAATGCTACTTTCTGAAAAACTTAAAACTACTTTAAATGAAGCAGAAAAAACATTGGTAAAAATAGTTGGCAAAGATGGTTCAGAAGCAGAATTTACAGGAGAATAAAAAGATTGCTTAGGGCAGTCTTTTTTTGTTTACTTAGTCCGTAAATGGGTCGGTTATTTCTAGATTCGGTGCTATAATATTAATAGAAAGAAAGTGAGACGGGATATGAAAATTGTAGTAGCGATAGATTCTTTCAAAGGCTCTGCCACAAGTTCAGAGTTAAATCAAACAGTAAAATCAGCAATTATATCTTCCTTTCCCGAAACAAACGTAGAAACTTTTGAAGTAGCTGACGGCGGTGAAGGAAGTATTTCAGCTTTGAAATCCAAATTAGGTGGAAGTCTGATACCGGTTGAAACAGTAGATTTATTAGAACGCCCTCTTCAGGCTTCCTATCTCTTAGTGGACCACAAACTAGCTTTCATTGAAGCGGCTGAGGTTGTAGGAATTGATAAGATTGTACCCAGTGAGGAAACAATCCAACACGCGACAACTTTTGGTTTAGGTGCCTTATTTAAAGATGCGAAACAGCGAGGAGCCACAGAAATTATCCTCAGTCTTGGCGGGACTGGGACTTCAGATGGAGGTTTAGGATTACTGACCGCCTTAGAAAATGAGGACTTTTCGCATCTTAAAATTACAGGTTTAGCGGATGTTACCAATGTATATGCTGGTCAAGAAGGTTATGCAAAATTTTTCGGTAAGCAAAAAGGGGGAACCTCAGAAATTTTAGAAAAGCAAGATATAGCTGCACAAAGTTTTGTAAAAAAAATAAAGGCGGAGAGAAAGATTGACCTCCAGCAGATACCAGGTACGGGAGCAGCTGGAGGCCTTGGGGCAGCAATTGTTTTACTTGGAGGACATCTTGAATCAGGATTTACGAAGATTGCTCAACTTTTGAAGATGGAAGAAAGTATCAGGGATGCGGACTTGATTATTACGGGTGAGGGACGTATGGATTTTCAAACAGCAAATGGTAAAGTACCTTTTGGAATGGCTAAGTTGGGAGAAAAATATGGCTTACCTACTGTGGCTTTTTGTGGTGCTCTAGCAGATGATTTAGGTGAAATGAACCAGGTTTTACTTGCCAGCTACAGCATCCAACGTGAGGTGCTTCCACTGGAAAAAGCGATGAACAAAGAAGTTACATTAAAGAATATCAAAGCCCTCACAGAAAATGTGATTAAGACATGGTTCTACGCTCGGAAAACAAAAAGATAAAGGAATTTGCTGCGAAACATAAACCCCTTAGTTTTATCAAAGCTCTGTTATAATAGGAATAACAAAAAAACAGGAGCACAAGTATGGATTGGAACAACTTAGTAGATAAAGCAAAAGAGCTTGCAGAAAATGTACCTGATGACATGAAGCAAAAAGCTGAAGAAGTAATGAGTGAGCAAGTCGAGCAACATGCACCAGAAAACTTGAAAGATCAAGCACAAGGACTTATAGACGGTTTGAAGGGTAAACTTGGCTTGTAGATTAGAAAAAAGAACGTTCTTTACTTATGAGCGTTTTTTATATTAAGGAAATGAATCAAGCTAGGGAGTATTATTTTTCTAGTGGACTTTATTTCTTTGAAATGGGATAATATAAGTAATGAATACCGATATGAAAAGGCTTAATACAGAGCTAACAAAATTTTATAAAAAAACTGAAATTCCAAAACATTTGACGGATTCGATTGTTTACTCACTAGGAGCTGGTGGTAAAAGAATCCGCCCCCTTTTATTCTTAAAAATGCTTGAATCTTTTGGAATAACACTTGAAACTTACCACTATCAAGTGGCTGCTACAGTCGAGATGATTCATGCAGGAAGCTTAATTCATGATGATTTGCCTGCGATGGATGATGACGATTACCGTCGGGGACAGCTTACCAACCATAAAAAGTTTGATGAAGCAACAGCTATTTTAGCAGGTGATTCCCTCTTTTTAGATCCCTACTATATCTTGGCAACAGCAAATCTACCAGCTGCAACAATTGTAGCTTTAGTCAAAGAACTATCCTATGCGAGTGGTTCATTGGGTATGGTAGCAGGCCAAATTTTAGATATGGATGGCGAAGGAAAAAACTTATCTTTGGAACAAGTCAAAGAAATACATACTCTTAAAACAGGGAGGATGCTAACTTTTCCTTTTGTAGCAGCTGGTATTATAGCCGAAAAATCAGAAAAAGTTATTACCACTCTACGAAAAATTGGTCAAAACTTGGGATTAGCCTTTCAAATACGTGATGACATCATTGATGTGACAGGTACATTTGAAGAAATTGGAAAAACACCAGGCAAAGATATTCTTGAAGAAAAGTCGACGTATGTGGCTTTACTCGGTTTAGAAGGAGCGCAAGAAGCTCTAGATAAATTATTGAATAGTGTAAAATATGAATTAGCACAGATTACATCAAGTGTTGAAATCATCGAAATTATAGAAAGTTTAGAAATAAAATGAAAGAAAGAGTAGATGTTTTAGCGACAAACCAAGGACTGTTCGAAACAAGAGAGCAGGCCAAACGTGGCGTTATGGCAGGCTTAGTGGTAGATGCTAAATCAGGAGAACGTTTTGACAAGCCGGGTCAAAAAATCGAAGATAGTGTAGAACTTAGACTTAAAGGAGAGAAGCTTAAATATGTGAGTCGTGGTGGCCTAAAACTAGAAAAAGCGCTCCATGAATTTGGTCTTTTAGTAGAAGATAAAACTTGTCTAGACATTGGTGCCTCAACAGGTGGCTTTACCGATGTTATGCTACAAAATGGGGCAAAGCGAGTTTACGCTTTAGATGTTGGAACAAACCAGCTGGCTTGGAAGCTTCGTAAAGATGCACGTGTGGTTGTAATGGAGCAGTTTAATTTTCGTAAAGCAGTTTTATCTGACTTTGATCAAGGGCAGCCAGAATTTGCTTCCATCGATGTGAGCTTTATATCCCTTGATTTGATTTTACCTCCATTATTTGATATTTTAGCAGATGGGGGAGATGTTGCTGCTTTGATTAAACCTCAGTTTGAAGCTGGTCGAGATCAAGTAGGTAAAAACGGAATTATTAAAGATCCAAAAATCCATCGCCTAACCATTGAAAAAGTAGTAAATAAGGCTTTAAGTATAGGATTTTCAGTAAAAAACTTAACTTTCTCACCAATTAAAGGTGGGGCAGGGAATGTTGAATTTTTGGTACATCTTAAAAAAGAAAAGACAGCTGAAATTGCTCCTCGTGTTGATATTGAAGCTGTACTCGAAACAGAAAAGGAAACATTAGCATGAGAAGAGAAGAAAGACTTGACTTTATTTCAAGACTCATCACTGCAAAAGAAGTACAAACACAAGATGAGCTTGTACATGAACTTTTGGAAAATGATATTGATGTGACACAAGCCACAGTTTCACGCGATATCAAAACTTTAGCCCTCATAAAAATCCCAGGAAGTCGAGGAGGTTATCGCTATGCTTTGCCACAGCAGCATGATGATGAACAAAAAGATCTCCTCCATAAAGAGTTAGCAAGTGAAGCTATTCTTGAGATGAAAATACAAGAAAATATGATTTCGATTATAGCTCGACCTGGGACAACAAGTGTCATAAAAAAAAGTTTAATTAGTCGTTATAACACGAAGATATTTTCTGTCATGACGGATGATGACAGTATTCTGGTTATCTGTGAAACAAGACGACAAGCGAACACAATTTATGACGAATTAAGTTTATAAAGGAAACAGTATGCTACAAGAAATTTCGATCAAAAACTTTGCAATTATCGAAGAAATTCATCTCTCTTTTGAAAGTGGGATGACTATTTTGACTGGGGAAACTGGTGCTGGGAAATCCATTATTATTGATGCTATGGGTCTTTTACTGGGCGGACGTAGCTCTAGCGATTTTGTACGTACAGGAAAAGACAAGGCTGAAATTGAAGGACTTTTCTTTGCAGGAAAAAATAAAGAACTTGATCAAAAACTAGAAAATCTAGGTCTTGAAAGTAGCAGCGAGCTTATTTTACGACGAGATATTTTTGCTAATGGCCGTTCAGTCTGCCGTGTAAATGGTCAGATGGTTAATTTGACTACTCTGCGAGAAATAGGGGAACTTCTGGTTGATATTCATGGTCAGCATGATAACCAAGAATTGATGAATGCAAAGCATCACTTACGTTTGTTGGATGAGTTTGGTGATGAAACTTTTGAACAGATTAAAGCGGAATACCAAGTCAAGTTTGAATACTATAAAAAAATTCGTCAGTCATTAGAAACTCGGCAAAAAAATGAGCAAGAATTCGCTCAACGCATCGAAATCCTACAATTTCAAGTGGAAGAAATTGAAGCAGCTGATATAAATTTGAAAGAGGATGAACAACTCCAAACACGTAGAGATAAGCTGACAAATGCTAAAAATATTGCTGACGCGCTTAATACAGCCTACTTAGCTTTAGATGATGAAGAAGGTGACTTCTCAAGTCTTAGTGGAATTCGCACGGCCATGTCTGAGCTAGAATCAGTGGCTGAATTTGATCAAGATTATCAAGATTTATCAGATAAAACGATGGATGCTTATTATCTGCTTGAAGAAGTGTCTACAAAATTAGCGATATCCCTTGATACGATAGAATTTAATCCAACAGAACTTTTGCAAATTGAAGAAAGAATCCTGACTTTGAACACTTTACGTAAAAAGTATGGGCCCGAACTTTCCGATGTTTTGAAAACCTTGGAAAAAATCCAGCTGGAACTTTCCGATTTAACAGGTGGTACAGAGGATAGTGAAAGTCTGGAAGAAGCTCTTAAAAAGGCACAAGCAGACCTTTTAGTAGCGAGTGACCATCTTAACAGCGCACGCCATGCTATAGCAAAAGAACTAGAAGCAGATATCAAAAAAGAACTTGCGGATCTTTACATGGAGAAAGCCGACTTTTCGGTCCACTTTGAGAGTGGAAAATTCTCTAGCAAAGGCAATGAGCAAGTAGAATTTTACATTCAAACTAATCCTGGCGAAGGATTTAAGCCTCTAGCTAAAACAGCTTCAGGAGGAGAACTTTCACGCTTAATGTTAGCGATTAAATCGAGTTT
This window encodes:
- a CDS encoding glycerate kinase; this encodes MKIVVAIDSFKGSATSSELNQTVKSAIISSFPETNVETFEVADGGEGSISALKSKLGGSLIPVETVDLLERPLQASYLLVDHKLAFIEAAEVVGIDKIVPSEETIQHATTFGLGALFKDAKQRGATEIILSLGGTGTSDGGLGLLTALENEDFSHLKITGLADVTNVYAGQEGYAKFFGKQKGGTSEILEKQDIAAQSFVKKIKAERKIDLQQIPGTGAAGGLGAAIVLLGGHLESGFTKIAQLLKMEESIRDADLIITGEGRMDFQTANGKVPFGMAKLGEKYGLPTVAFCGALADDLGEMNQVLLASYSIQREVLPLEKAMNKEVTLKNIKALTENVIKTWFYARKTKR
- the alr gene encoding alanine racemase; the protein is MKAAPHRHTPAIIKLSAIENNVKKMRAHIGEKPELWAVVKANAYGHGAVAVAQHIDGLVDGFCVSNFDEAIELRQQLIIKPILVLSGIVPDHAEIAASQHITLTAPSLEWLQQVIDSNKNKHFSRLRIHIAVDTGMGRIGVTTAEEANQIIELADKYKISVRGIFTHYATADEEDTTQFEKQKAKFEALVSQLSRRPKYVHSTNSAAGLWQNKSVQDIERIGLAMYGLNPSGDELELPYEVEPALSLHSELTHVKKIHKGDTVGYGATFRAEEDTYVGTVSIGYADGWTRDMQGFKVLVEGEYCEIIGRISMDQMTIRLPKDYDLGTTVTLIGKNGDKEITVQDIANWRNTIGYEVICLLSDRIYRVYEE
- the spx gene encoding transcriptional regulator Spx, whose protein sequence is MIKVYTVMACSSCKKAKEWLTNHELEFEEVNLITDKIDPEDFLNILSLTENGTEEIISTRSRAYKRLALDFEKISLHELVSIIEDNRTLLRRPLILDDKRLQVGYNEDDIRKFLPRSVRRVEMSEATYNIRQMDIERMLEDKAQ
- a CDS encoding DMT family transporter; this translates as MAWIFLFLAGIFEVVWASTMKLSQGFSILKYDVLTVIGMLVSFGFLTLAMKKLPLGIAYPIWTGIGAVGAILVGAILFKDKVPSLTWVFVLMLVIGLIGIKVTSGH
- the pnuC gene encoding nicotinamide riboside transporter PnuC, which encodes MKNYIIWLKHELASINTAGSIMLAFIIGVQLAFFLTAPITLLSVVTLLATLVGSACTVYMMIGRPINGLLGLISAFGFIYINWTAGHYASVLDQIVFIALIDIPLILTWKTWGHRIENGAKFMTAKGWMIAIILMLAAWWPMMQVYYYLGDTNPLWDSITLIIGATASLLVFKGYGDSYSLWLLSNVVTIVLWATAFTQGYSASALPMLLTIIFYLATAIYGKYFSVWKRKSKKA
- a CDS encoding DUF1304 domain-containing protein, translated to MSIFTHILIILVALEFFYILYLETLATTSAQTSKVFNLSKAELKRESVNTLLKNQGVYNGLIAIGLLYGAFLSSAPLLISRMLLVYILLVAAYGSISSDKKIIFTQGGLAALALLSTFI
- the xseA gene encoding exodeoxyribonuclease VII large subunit, giving the protein MTEYLTVSTLTKYLKAKFDRDPYLERVYLTGEISNFRQRPSHQYFAIKDEKSVIQATMWAGQFKKLDFKLEDGMKVLVTGRISLYAPSGSYSINIENIVPDGIGALAVKFEQLKKKLTAEGLFNQQWKQELPLFSKKIAVITSPSGAVIRDIITTVNRRFPMSQILLYPTKVQGAGSAEEIAANIEIVNERSDIDVLIVGRGGGSIEDLWSFNEEIVVRAIFESRIPIISSVGHETDTTLADFVADRRAATPTAAAELATPNTKLDLLTWSNDQERRMRNRVAHLIKVQRDRVEKLSNSVVFRQPERLYDGHIQKIDHLTSRLQNLTENKINREKYRYELSAGKLVPAFAKIYEKKQNQVNHLVQALLLMDISKIKARGFSVVTARDGKIIKSVHEIQSGDQVNLELSDGTARAEIK
- a CDS encoding arginine repressor codes for the protein MRREERLDFISRLITAKEVQTQDELVHELLENDIDVTQATVSRDIKTLALIKIPGSRGGYRYALPQQHDDEQKDLLHKELASEAILEMKIQENMISIIARPGTTSVIKKSLISRYNTKIFSVMTDDDSILVICETRRQANTIYDELSL
- a CDS encoding TlyA family RNA methyltransferase; translation: MKERVDVLATNQGLFETREQAKRGVMAGLVVDAKSGERFDKPGQKIEDSVELRLKGEKLKYVSRGGLKLEKALHEFGLLVEDKTCLDIGASTGGFTDVMLQNGAKRVYALDVGTNQLAWKLRKDARVVVMEQFNFRKAVLSDFDQGQPEFASIDVSFISLDLILPPLFDILADGGDVAALIKPQFEAGRDQVGKNGIIKDPKIHRLTIEKVVNKALSIGFSVKNLTFSPIKGGAGNVEFLVHLKKEKTAEIAPRVDIEAVLETEKETLA
- a CDS encoding bifunctional methylenetetrahydrofolate dehydrogenase/methenyltetrahydrofolate cyclohydrolase, with the protein product MKIIDGKALAEKMQEELKDRVIKLKEKGIQPGLAVILIGENPASQVYVRNKERVAAKLGFKSEVVRLSENISEAELLSMIEDYNTDDSWHGILVQLPLPAHISEEKVLLAVSPEKDVDGFHPINMGKLWSGAPLMIPSTPAGIMEMFRAYDVDLAGKKAVVVGRSNIVGKPMAQLMMMANATVTIAHSRTENLSELTRSADILVVAIGQDRFIKAEDVKPDAVVIDVGMNRDENGKLHGDVDFDQVKEVASLITPVPGGVGPMTITMLMEQTVRAAEASVR
- the acpS gene encoding holo-ACP synthase, producing the protein MIYGIGTDNVEISRIVKALERNEKFAKRVLTASEFTHFESFTSKGRQAEFLAGRWAAKEAFSKALGTGFDSQLSFQHIEISKNEKGKPYFLEHPFAGQAHLSISHSSLEAVAMVVLERRD
- a CDS encoding polyprenyl synthetase family protein; translation: MNTDMKRLNTELTKFYKKTEIPKHLTDSIVYSLGAGGKRIRPLLFLKMLESFGITLETYHYQVAATVEMIHAGSLIHDDLPAMDDDDYRRGQLTNHKKFDEATAILAGDSLFLDPYYILATANLPAATIVALVKELSYASGSLGMVAGQILDMDGEGKNLSLEQVKEIHTLKTGRMLTFPFVAAGIIAEKSEKVITTLRKIGQNLGLAFQIRDDIIDVTGTFEEIGKTPGKDILEEKSTYVALLGLEGAQEALDKLLNSVKYELAQITSSVEIIEIIESLEIK
- a CDS encoding exodeoxyribonuclease VII small subunit yields the protein MATKKEAKFEENLVELETIVKKLESGDVALEDAISEFQKGMLLSEKLKTTLNEAEKTLVKIVGKDGSEAEFTGE